TTTGCCAAGCGAATCTCCTCAAGATCTGGTTTTACGATTGGCACAGACCAAAGCGGAATCTTGTGCACTGACCCAACCAAGCTTAGTCATTGGCAGCGATCAGGTCTGCGTAATTGGTGGAGAAATTGTTGGCAAGCCACTCTCCGGAGAGCAGGCTATACAGCAACTACTCTCACAAAGTGGTAAAAGCATTGATTTCTATACCGGTTTAGCCGTATTTAACAGCCAAACTGGACAAACGCTGAGCAAGCTAGATACCTTTCGTGTCCACTTTCGCCAACTTTCCCAAGCACAAATTGAATACTATGTCGATGTAGAGCAACCTTTTTACTGCGCTGGCAGTTTCAAAAGTGAAGGATTAGGCATTGCGCTGTTTGAACGATTAGAGGGCAAAGATCCCAACACTTTGATCGGGCTGCCTCTCATTGATCTGGTCGATATACTGGAAAAACACGGATGTAAAGTACTGGGATAATCAGAATAAAGGGATGACCATCATCCCTTTTTCTCACTTCGAAGAGAGGCTAACACCGCCTCTAGCTGCTCACCCATCGGCGCGTTAATCTCCATTGACGCTTCGGTAGCTGGGTGCACAAAACGTATGTTGGCCGCATGCAAAAACAGACGGTCTAACCCATGTTGACCTGTGTAAGCATCAAATCGACGATCACCATATCGATCGTCCCACGCAATAGGGTGGCCGCTGTACTGTGTGTGGACACGAATTTGATGCGTTCTCCCGGTAATCGGACTCGCTTGCACTAACGTCGCTTGGGTAAACTTTTCAAGCACGCTAAAGCGCGTTTCAGAAGGTTTACCATTCGGATTAACGCGAACAATGCTATTCACTTCGTTCTTCAACAGTGGCGCGTTGACCACCTTGCAGCTGTTTTTCCACTCACCCATCACCAACGCGAAATAATATTTCTTAACTGTTTTTTCACGAAACTGCGCTTGCAAATGTCGCAATGCAGAGCGCTTTTTAGCCACGAGCAAGATTCCGGAGGTGTCACGGTCAATACGATGCACTAGCTCTAAAAAACGCGCTTCCGGTCTTAACGCTCGTAGCGCTTCAATCGCACCAAATTTTAAACCGCTACCACCGTGTACCGCCGTGCCAGAGGGTTTATTGAGGATCAGCAGATGATCGTCTTCGAAGATAATCTGCTGCTCAAGCTCTGCTACTCGATTGAGTTTGGTGCTCGGTGCGACTTCTGGTGTTTTTTCTTCCACCGTTAGGGGTGGAATACGTACCACGTCGCCAGCTTGCAGCTTATACTCTGCTTTGATGCGCTTTTTGTTTACTCGGACTTCGCCCTTACGCACGATTCGATAAATCATGCTTTTAGGGACATCTTTTAATTGGTTACGCAAGAAATTATCAATGCGTTGACCAGCCATATCCTCATCGATTTCGACGGATTGGACTTTAGTTCTGATTTCGTTCATGGCGCTATTGTAAACGTAAACGGGCTTAAGTTCACAGAGTCTTTCTTTTCCCTTAACGACAAAATTTACCTATCTGCGCCATAAGGTTCGTTCTCGCTTTGCTCTCCCAACAACAAAGTTACCCACAGGTTACTAATCACCCACCAATTGTTTATAAAGCCAACAGTGGCAATAGGTAAAATTGAACTCAAACTAAAAACTTGCAACGTTTGCGTCAAAGGCGATTGCTGATACTCCGCCGCACTGTTATAGTTCACGACTGCGAAGGTAGGTCCGGTTGATTACTTGTATATAACCGACCGTTTGTCCACAAGCACACCGAGTAGTTTGTTGACGTTTGAATGCTGCAATTGGCGTAAGACATCTCAACATCAACATAACTGTCACACTACTCATCGCACACTCATGTTGAGTAATTACCGATATTGATACGGCTCACAGGCAACCTATGTTGTTTGTGATGACTGACGTGCCCTAGAGCATCCCCCTCCAGCCGGGAGGCTGCAATCTGTAAACCACGGGATCAGGCACCATGAGATAGCGAACTTTGTGACAGAGACAAAAGACAACAAAAGATAAAGACAACGAGAAATTTTCAATGAAAAGAATGTTAATTAACGCAACTCAAAAAGAAGAGTTGCGTGTCGCTTTGGTTGATGGCCAACGACTTTACGATTTGGATATCGAAAGTCCTGGGCATGAATCGAAGAAAGCAAATATCTACAAAGGGCGTATCACACGCGTTGAACCAAGCTTAGAAGCCGCATTCGTCGATTACGGTGCTGAGCGACACGGTTTCCTTCCTCTCAAAGAAATTGCCAAAGAATACTTCCCAGATGGTTATACCTACCAAGGCCGTCCGAGCATTAAAGAAGTGCTAAGAGAAGGTCAGGAAGTAATTGTACAGATTGAGAAAGAAGAACGTGGGAGTAAAGGCGCTGCTTTGACAACGTTTATCTCTTTGGCAGGCAGCTACTTAGTGTTGATGCCAAACAACCCTCGTGCAGGTGGTATTTCTCGCCGTATCGAAGGTGACGAGAGAACCGATCTCAAAACGGCCTTAAGCACACTCGAACTACCGCAAGGAATGGGCTTGATTGTCCGCACCGCAGGGGTAGGCAAAAGTGCAGAAGAACTTGAGTGGGACCTAAATGTACTACTCAATCATTGGGCGGCAATTAAAGACGCTTCTGAATCAAATCCAGCGCCGTTTCTGATCCACCAAGAGAGTAACGTCATTGTTCGTGCTATCCGCGACTATTTGCGTCGCGATATCGGTGAGATCTTAATCGACAGCAACACCATTTTTGAACGCGCCAAAGAGCACATTCAGTTGGTTCGTCCAGACTTTATCAGCCGTGTGAAGAAATACGATGGTGAAGTGCCGCT
The Vibrio navarrensis DNA segment above includes these coding regions:
- a CDS encoding Maf family protein; the protein is MKNYQLVLASTSPFRQQLLEKLSLPFTTQSPICDETPLPSESPQDLVLRLAQTKAESCALTQPSLVIGSDQVCVIGGEIVGKPLSGEQAIQQLLSQSGKSIDFYTGLAVFNSQTGQTLSKLDTFRVHFRQLSQAQIEYYVDVEQPFYCAGSFKSEGLGIALFERLEGKDPNTLIGLPLIDLVDILEKHGCKVLG
- the rluC gene encoding 23S rRNA pseudouridine(955/2504/2580) synthase RluC, with the protein product MNEIRTKVQSVEIDEDMAGQRIDNFLRNQLKDVPKSMIYRIVRKGEVRVNKKRIKAEYKLQAGDVVRIPPLTVEEKTPEVAPSTKLNRVAELEQQIIFEDDHLLILNKPSGTAVHGGSGLKFGAIEALRALRPEARFLELVHRIDRDTSGILLVAKKRSALRHLQAQFREKTVKKYYFALVMGEWKNSCKVVNAPLLKNEVNSIVRVNPNGKPSETRFSVLEKFTQATLVQASPITGRTHQIRVHTQYSGHPIAWDDRYGDRRFDAYTGQHGLDRLFLHAANIRFVHPATEASMEINAPMGEQLEAVLASLRSEKKG